AATCCCGGCGGTTACAGAATTATTGCAACAGGCCTTTCCGGTAAGACTTATGGTTCCAATGATGGAATAAAATGGTTCCCTGTGGCTTCACAGGTTTCAACCAATCTGAATGGAACAGTATGGTGTAACGGTAAATACGTTTCAGTAGGATGCCATGAATGTATCACAGTGTCCAATGATGGAATAAACTGGACGCAAGTTCTTGGACATTACTAAAAATCAATATTTTATTAAAAGGTCGGCGGCGTAAGCTGTCGGCCTTAAATTATATATTTTATAGTACCTTCTCCAAAAAGTTGATTTATCTCCATTGTAAAAAATTCTTTAACTTCATCAAGTGATTCCTTGGGATACACATATTTACCATAACCAAACTGTCCGAATTTGAATTTTCTGTTTTCGTTTATCATATCCAGAGTTGTATCTGGGAATATCTCTAAAATCCTGTTTTTGGCTTTTTCCGTATATCTGTGAGTTATAATCTCAAAGCTGGTATTGTTTGTTGTATTGACGTCTACGGTATTTCTGAGCTTCAACAAAAGATCCTTATAATCCTGTTTCCAATCTTCATAGAGAAAAACGGGTGCGATTAAAAATCCTACCGGATACCCTGATTTTGAAGCTTTCCCGACTGCTTCGATACGCTTGTCCGCAGAAGCGGTTCTGTGCTCATACACACTAATAATACTCTGGGTATTTACACTAAAGCGTATTTCGGTATGTTTGTTATGATCCAGGTCAAGAAGGCTGTCTATATCAGTAAATTTGGTTACAAATCTGAAACGGGCATTATTTTGCTTTGCAAAGAAGTTTATAGAGGCCTCTAAAGCTCCTGTGTAGGGTTCAACAGGTACAGGGTCAGAGGTTGCCGCTCCTTCAAATATGGTGTTTTCAGGAAGTCTTTCTTTTATATATTTATCTGCCTTGTTTAATATGTCGTCAATGTTTACATAAACTCTAATAAAAGGCTTATCGCCTAGCTGCGTATTAAGGTAGCAGTATTCACACTGCCCAATACAACCGCTAACAAGGGGAAGCTGATAGTGAGCAGATGGCTTACAGCTCTGAAAGGTCAGGCTCTTTTTTACTCCGACTACCAGTGTCTGCTTTGCATGGGAATAATGGG
This genomic stretch from Ruminiclostridium cellulolyticum H10 harbors:
- the splB gene encoding spore photoproduct lyase yields the protein MFKPQRVIFETGALDYELGRSLHDHFRSLGIEINQCAINRVKSYIPGEDARSHYSHAKQTLVVGVKKSLTFQSCKPSAHYQLPLVSGCIGQCEYCYLNTQLGDKPFIRVYVNIDDILNKADKYIKERLPENTIFEGAATSDPVPVEPYTGALEASINFFAKQNNARFRFVTKFTDIDSLLDLDHNKHTEIRFSVNTQSIISVYEHRTASADKRIEAVGKASKSGYPVGFLIAPVFLYEDWKQDYKDLLLKLRNTVDVNTTNNTSFEIITHRYTEKAKNRILEIFPDTTLDMINENRKFKFGQFGYGKYVYPKESLDEVKEFFTMEINQLFGEGTIKYII